In Kitasatospora gansuensis, a genomic segment contains:
- a CDS encoding choice-of-anchor A family protein, producing MRHVPGRPAQQRSPLGRRLTLVAAAAVLPVAALSVLVTAAPLSPPLGPCSGPNCPSTWPPPHNGDVVGRDATINVFVGGNYTVQGRAAEAEGKVVTLGDLTVNKTGGGLFNMAVAGVGSRVVPPDGTDFVTVGGNVTVHPTNTVEVGGAANTSGALAYGNLRYGGTLTGTVNVVPTGQAIQDANAKSQYAGLPAQIAELSTCAGTATANGTVTVSGNQVAFTGDGTSARQIFNVPGNIGSLTSAADLSITGIPAGATVVINMLGTAPVINTNTGTGLAGDPFTDLRSRLMWNFPNATTSTIMGGAQFQGSMMAAQPTGTTSISTPGFNGRVYLAGNLIQLGSSGSEVHNYPFDGDLPECATPTPTPSPSDSPTPTPTPTPSPSPSESTTPSPSPSGSTPAPSSSTPAPESSSAGPTTSAPASASASASGGSQLPDTGVGSAAPLGLAAGGLATAGGVAFWVARRRGRHS from the coding sequence GTGCGCCACGTCCCGGGCCGGCCGGCCCAGCAGCGCTCGCCCCTGGGCCGTCGGCTGACCCTGGTGGCCGCCGCCGCGGTGCTGCCGGTGGCGGCGCTGAGCGTGCTGGTGACCGCCGCCCCGCTGTCGCCGCCGCTCGGACCGTGCAGCGGGCCGAACTGCCCGAGCACCTGGCCGCCGCCGCACAACGGTGACGTGGTCGGCCGGGACGCGACCATCAACGTCTTCGTCGGCGGCAACTACACCGTCCAGGGCCGGGCTGCCGAGGCCGAAGGCAAGGTGGTCACGCTCGGCGACCTGACGGTGAACAAGACCGGCGGCGGACTGTTCAACATGGCCGTGGCCGGGGTCGGTTCACGCGTCGTACCGCCGGACGGCACCGACTTCGTCACGGTCGGCGGCAACGTCACGGTGCACCCCACCAACACCGTGGAGGTCGGCGGGGCCGCCAACACCTCCGGCGCCCTGGCCTACGGCAATCTCCGCTACGGCGGCACCCTGACCGGCACGGTGAACGTGGTCCCGACCGGCCAGGCGATCCAGGACGCCAACGCCAAGAGCCAGTACGCCGGACTGCCCGCCCAGATCGCCGAACTCTCCACCTGCGCGGGCACCGCGACCGCCAACGGCACGGTGACCGTCTCGGGCAACCAGGTCGCCTTCACCGGCGACGGCACCAGCGCCCGGCAGATCTTCAACGTGCCGGGGAACATCGGGTCGTTGACCAGCGCGGCCGACCTGAGCATCACGGGCATCCCGGCCGGGGCGACCGTGGTGATCAACATGCTCGGCACCGCCCCGGTCATCAACACCAACACCGGTACCGGGCTGGCGGGTGACCCGTTCACCGACCTGCGCTCGCGGCTGATGTGGAACTTCCCGAACGCCACCACCTCGACCATCATGGGCGGCGCCCAGTTCCAGGGCTCGATGATGGCGGCTCAGCCGACCGGGACCACCAGCATCAGCACGCCGGGCTTCAACGGCCGGGTCTACCTGGCGGGCAACCTGATCCAGCTCGGCAGCTCCGGCAGCGAGGTGCACAACTACCCGTTCGACGGCGACCTGCCGGAGTGCGCCACGCCCACCCCGACCCCGAGCCCCTCGGACAGCCCGACGCCGACGCCGACACCCACGCCGTCGCCCAGCCCCTCGGAGAGCACGACGCCGTCCCCGAGCCCCTCCGGGAGCACCCCGGCACCCAGCAGCAGCACCCCGGCGCCGGAGAGCTCCAGCGCCGGGCCGACCACCTCCGCCCCGGCGAGCGCCAGCGCCAGCGCGAGCGGCGGCTCCCAACTCCCGGACACCGGAGTCGGATCGGCCGCCCCGCTCGGCCTGGCGGCCGGTGGGCTGGCCACCGCGGGCGGGGTCGCCTTCTGGGTCGCCCGCCGCCGGGGCCGCCACAGCTGA
- a CDS encoding SAV_2336 N-terminal domain-related protein has product MTSERRGALDRLAALLTGLGRPEPDPVELAELLWLAARSESTPDGVPADRPGGRAAPGALGADRPSADFRAEPVGPLLPLHLPAADPADGTAAAGTVATPSAPMLARPLDLQRALRPLKRQVPDPRRALLDEDATANRLAEALRGPDPVHWLPVLRTGAERWLSLRLVLDCGPTMALWRPLARELALLLRQTGAFRQVGSARLTADGVLTGAQPGPRVVTLVLSDGMGPQWRPGPAGERWYRTLGALLRRGPVAVLQPLPERLWPLTALPAVPGVLGAPEAGVANSGYGFRPLDRPVGPGLVLPVLEADPEWVANWAALVGSPGGAEVVGAALRIGQLPVGVEEAPAAGPAGQDAEELVRRFRAVASREAYTLAGLAALTTPALPVLRLLQRAALARPRPQQLAELVVSGLLTERPGHQDRFEFRPGVRELLIHTLPRSVTHQAVGLLIRVGEQIAARAGLVPNELAAIAATDTEGAPLTAETRPFALVSPAALGIVGLREPVAAVAETARIGPRGARAVLVALNPSRAEAAQLRELVAALGDPELVGMRPEHIRIGLDTAEDFRSVLRRADREADGILLVYLSGWWAEVDRLLGELLGLRRPPVLMLDLIGGSPPELPYPRVVMIRRQSDRSLAALCAEVLRTGRFGGPPELDLRDFAAELADRADPGVRLQVQLPEPMLFTRNPAGQRYCYLGRAPGEDPAVDRFVADLGEEVWQLTDLAVATRQPGAVARCEVFVPLYEREYFRSARCGREWAAFTRRTDLSRGFVPVFGRPLPYLELPYTARQLHYRDHQYGDDYARLGLFGLPPQSYELAVHRIAARIVEVAERHRIPPGHPVDLAALPNAFR; this is encoded by the coding sequence ATGACTTCTGAGCGGCGGGGAGCCCTGGACCGGCTCGCCGCCCTGCTCACCGGCCTCGGCCGCCCCGAGCCGGACCCGGTGGAGCTGGCCGAGCTGCTCTGGTTGGCGGCCCGGAGCGAGAGCACCCCGGACGGCGTGCCCGCCGACCGTCCCGGTGGCCGGGCCGCGCCGGGCGCGCTCGGTGCTGACAGACCGTCAGCGGACTTCCGGGCCGAGCCGGTCGGCCCACTGCTGCCGCTGCACCTGCCGGCCGCCGACCCGGCCGACGGGACGGCCGCCGCCGGTACGGTGGCCACCCCGAGCGCGCCGATGCTGGCCCGGCCGCTCGACCTGCAGCGCGCGCTGCGCCCGCTCAAGCGCCAAGTGCCGGACCCGCGGCGTGCGTTGCTGGACGAGGACGCCACCGCCAACCGGCTGGCCGAGGCGCTCCGCGGCCCCGATCCGGTGCACTGGCTGCCGGTGCTGCGGACCGGTGCCGAGCGCTGGCTGAGCCTGCGGCTGGTGCTGGACTGCGGCCCGACCATGGCGCTCTGGCGCCCGCTGGCCCGCGAACTCGCCCTGCTGCTGCGGCAGACCGGCGCCTTCCGCCAGGTCGGCTCGGCCCGACTGACCGCCGACGGCGTGCTGACCGGGGCGCAGCCGGGCCCCCGGGTGGTCACCCTGGTGCTCAGCGACGGCATGGGTCCGCAGTGGCGCCCTGGCCCGGCGGGCGAGCGCTGGTACCGGACGCTGGGCGCGCTGCTGCGGCGCGGCCCGGTGGCGGTGCTCCAGCCGCTGCCCGAGCGGCTCTGGCCGCTGACCGCGCTGCCCGCCGTGCCCGGGGTGCTCGGCGCACCGGAGGCCGGGGTGGCCAACTCCGGGTACGGCTTCCGGCCGCTGGACCGCCCGGTCGGCCCGGGGTTGGTGCTGCCGGTGCTGGAGGCCGATCCGGAGTGGGTGGCGAACTGGGCCGCCCTGGTGGGAAGTCCGGGCGGCGCGGAGGTGGTCGGCGCGGCGCTCCGGATCGGTCAGCTGCCGGTCGGCGTCGAGGAGGCCCCGGCGGCCGGACCGGCCGGGCAGGACGCCGAGGAGCTGGTCCGGCGGTTCCGCGCGGTCGCCTCCCGGGAGGCGTACACGCTGGCCGGGCTGGCCGCGCTCACCACGCCCGCGCTGCCGGTGCTGCGGCTGCTGCAACGGGCCGCGCTGGCCCGGCCCCGGCCGCAGCAGCTGGCCGAGCTGGTGGTCAGCGGGCTGCTGACCGAACGGCCCGGCCACCAGGACAGGTTCGAATTCCGGCCGGGTGTACGGGAGTTGCTGATCCACACGCTGCCCAGATCGGTCACCCACCAGGCGGTCGGCCTGCTGATCCGGGTCGGCGAGCAGATCGCCGCCCGGGCCGGGCTGGTGCCGAACGAGCTGGCCGCGATTGCCGCCACCGACACCGAGGGCGCCCCGCTCACCGCCGAGACCCGTCCGTTCGCGCTGGTCAGCCCGGCGGCCCTGGGCATCGTCGGCCTCCGGGAGCCGGTCGCCGCGGTGGCCGAGACCGCCCGGATCGGCCCGCGCGGCGCCCGGGCGGTCCTGGTGGCGCTGAACCCGAGCCGGGCCGAGGCGGCGCAACTGCGCGAACTGGTGGCCGCCCTGGGCGATCCGGAGCTGGTCGGGATGCGCCCCGAGCACATCAGGATCGGACTGGACACGGCGGAGGACTTCCGGTCCGTGCTGCGCCGGGCGGACCGGGAGGCGGACGGCATCCTGCTGGTCTACCTGTCGGGCTGGTGGGCCGAGGTCGACCGCTTGCTCGGTGAGCTGCTGGGGCTGCGGCGCCCTCCGGTGCTGATGCTGGATCTGATCGGCGGGAGCCCGCCGGAGCTGCCCTACCCCCGGGTGGTGATGATCCGTCGGCAGTCCGACCGCTCACTGGCCGCGCTGTGCGCCGAGGTGCTCAGGACCGGCCGGTTCGGCGGGCCGCCGGAGCTGGACCTGCGGGACTTCGCGGCCGAGCTGGCCGACCGCGCCGACCCCGGTGTCCGGCTGCAGGTCCAGCTGCCCGAGCCGATGCTGTTCACCCGGAACCCGGCCGGGCAGCGCTACTGCTACCTGGGCCGAGCGCCGGGGGAGGACCCAGCGGTGGACCGGTTCGTCGCCGATCTCGGCGAGGAGGTCTGGCAGTTGACCGACCTGGCGGTGGCGACCCGGCAGCCGGGCGCGGTGGCCCGGTGTGAGGTATTCGTCCCGCTGTACGAGCGGGAGTACTTCCGCAGCGCCCGGTGCGGCCGGGAGTGGGCGGCCTTCACCCGCCGCACCGACCTGTCCCGGGGCTTCGTCCCGGTCTTCGGACGGCCCCTGCCGTACCTCGAACTTCCCTACACCGCGCGCCAGTTGCACTACCGCGACCACCAGTACGGGGACGACTACGCCCGACTGGGCCTGTTCGGCCTGCCGCCGCAGAGCTACGAGCTCGCCGTGCACCGGATCGCCGCCCGGATCGTCGAGGTGGCCGAGCGGCACCGCATCCCGCCCGGCCACCCGGTCGACCTCGCCGCGCTGCCGAACGCGTTCCGCTGA
- a CDS encoding MarC family protein — MHDFDLTSTFVTLFAVVGPPKVLLAFAQLARTRSHRELVQLTLVATGLAAVVGVAVEYSAAFLTTFFHIDDWSLQLAGGVIFFIYAVALVLGIHLGGSTEDGGQFPNPLMEGIRELLLPYIASPLAMTALMVGALEREDWGWRTTLASAYVGVVAINCVCVLLLSRPLRHSHQTVLEVMSRLLGLLLAAVGVELFIAGLGELSAQGLH, encoded by the coding sequence ATGCACGACTTCGACCTGACCAGCACCTTCGTCACCCTGTTCGCCGTGGTCGGACCACCCAAGGTCCTGCTGGCCTTCGCGCAGCTGGCCCGGACCCGCTCGCACCGGGAGCTGGTGCAGCTGACCCTGGTGGCCACCGGGCTGGCGGCCGTGGTCGGGGTCGCGGTGGAGTACTCGGCGGCCTTCCTCACCACGTTCTTCCACATCGACGACTGGTCGCTCCAGCTGGCCGGCGGGGTGATCTTCTTCATCTACGCCGTCGCGCTGGTGCTCGGCATCCACCTCGGCGGCAGCACCGAGGACGGCGGCCAGTTTCCCAACCCGCTGATGGAGGGCATCCGGGAACTGCTGCTCCCCTACATCGCCAGCCCGCTCGCGATGACCGCGCTGATGGTCGGAGCGCTGGAACGGGAGGACTGGGGCTGGCGGACCACGTTGGCCAGTGCCTACGTGGGGGTGGTGGCGATCAACTGCGTCTGCGTCCTGCTGCTCTCCCGGCCGCTGCGGCACAGCCACCAGACGGTGCTGGAGGTGATGTCCCGGCTGCTCGGCCTGCTGCTCGCGGCGGTGGGCGTGGAGCTGTTCATCGCGGGGCTCGGCGAGCTCTCCGCCCAGGGCCTGCACTGA
- a CDS encoding CU044_2847 family protein, with protein MSEYTEFVTADGAVVRVELQQPPAGQDEYGMRPVGRGAAAAGVERAGETFEQALAGVRAAAGAALAVFRDGSLKPDEVEIEFGVKLTTEAGALIARTAAEAHLTVRLSWAPGRSA; from the coding sequence TTGTCGGAGTACACGGAGTTCGTGACCGCCGACGGTGCGGTGGTCCGGGTCGAGCTGCAGCAGCCGCCCGCCGGCCAGGACGAGTACGGGATGCGGCCGGTCGGCCGGGGCGCGGCCGCCGCCGGGGTCGAGCGTGCCGGCGAGACCTTCGAGCAGGCGCTGGCCGGGGTCAGGGCGGCCGCCGGAGCGGCGCTCGCGGTCTTCCGGGACGGCAGCCTGAAGCCGGACGAGGTGGAGATCGAGTTCGGCGTCAAACTCACCACCGAGGCAGGGGCGTTGATCGCGCGGACCGCCGCCGAGGCCCATCTCACCGTCAGACTCAGCTGGGCCCCCGGACGCTCGGCCTGA
- a CDS encoding Lrp/AsnC family transcriptional regulator, producing the protein MDAVDRLLLAELQADARLSYNELSRRVRLSSPAVAERVRRLEADGVISGYHAHIDLDRAGLKVTALVQIQCYGPRCVLRDPEVAAWPEVLQLHRVTGGACCALLVAVAGMAEFERLIDRLAGYGQPSSSMILSSPVPWRPVQLP; encoded by the coding sequence ATGGACGCCGTGGACCGACTGCTGCTGGCCGAACTCCAGGCTGATGCCAGGCTCTCCTACAACGAGCTCTCCCGCCGGGTCAGGCTCTCCTCGCCGGCGGTCGCCGAGCGGGTCCGGCGGCTGGAGGCGGACGGGGTGATCAGCGGCTACCACGCCCATATCGACCTGGACCGGGCCGGGCTGAAGGTCACCGCCCTGGTGCAGATCCAGTGCTACGGGCCGCGCTGCGTGCTGCGCGACCCCGAGGTGGCGGCCTGGCCCGAGGTGCTCCAGCTGCACCGGGTGACCGGCGGGGCCTGCTGCGCGCTGCTGGTGGCGGTGGCCGGGATGGCCGAGTTCGAGCGGCTGATCGACCGGCTGGCGGGCTACGGGCAGCCGTCCAGCTCGATGATCCTCTCCAGCCCGGTGCCCTGGCGCCCGGTCCAGCTGCCCTGA
- the kynU gene encoding kynureninase produces the protein MTTTREECAALDAADPLAPFRAEFVLPEGLIYLDGNSLGVLPARTPERVRQVVEQEWGQQLIRSWNEAGWFAKPHTLGARVAPLLGAAAGQVVVCDTTSVNLFKVLAAALGLRPGRSTVLAERAAFPTDLYIAEGVSALAGGGARTELLDSADQLADRLGPDTAVVLLSLVDYRTGELLDLPAITRQVQAAGALMVWDVCHAVGALPIELDANGVDFAVGCTYKYLNSGPGSPAFLYVAERHLAAAEQPLSGWFGHAKPFDFEPGYRPVDGIGRFLTSSPSLLGQAALESSLEIWEQVDLAEVRAKSLALTELFIELVDPLAKYGVEVVTPRERARRGSQVALRHPDGYPVVQALIARGVVGDFRAPDLMRFGFTPLYLSYTEVWDAARQLAEVLESEEWREEQFGRRGEVT, from the coding sequence GTGACCACTACGCGTGAGGAGTGCGCCGCACTCGACGCCGCCGACCCGCTGGCGCCCTTCCGGGCCGAGTTCGTACTGCCCGAGGGCCTGATCTACCTGGACGGGAACTCGCTGGGCGTGCTGCCCGCCCGTACCCCCGAACGGGTGCGGCAGGTGGTCGAGCAGGAGTGGGGGCAGCAGCTGATCCGCAGCTGGAACGAGGCGGGCTGGTTCGCCAAGCCGCACACCCTGGGCGCCCGGGTGGCCCCGCTGCTCGGTGCCGCCGCCGGGCAGGTGGTGGTCTGCGACACCACCTCGGTGAACCTCTTCAAGGTGCTGGCCGCCGCGCTCGGGCTGCGTCCGGGCCGCTCCACCGTGCTGGCCGAGCGGGCCGCCTTCCCAACCGACCTGTACATCGCCGAGGGCGTCAGCGCGCTGGCCGGCGGCGGGGCCCGGACCGAACTGCTGGACTCCGCCGACCAGTTGGCCGACCGGCTCGGCCCCGACACCGCAGTCGTGCTGCTCTCGCTGGTCGACTACCGCACCGGCGAGCTGCTCGACCTGCCCGCGATCACCCGCCAGGTGCAGGCGGCCGGCGCGCTGATGGTCTGGGACGTCTGCCACGCGGTCGGCGCGCTGCCGATCGAGCTGGACGCGAACGGCGTCGACTTCGCGGTCGGCTGCACCTACAAGTACCTGAACAGCGGCCCCGGTTCACCCGCCTTCCTGTACGTGGCGGAGCGTCACCTGGCCGCCGCGGAGCAGCCGCTCAGCGGCTGGTTCGGCCACGCGAAGCCGTTCGACTTCGAGCCGGGCTACCGGCCGGTGGACGGCATCGGCCGGTTCCTCACCAGCTCGCCGTCGCTGCTCGGGCAGGCCGCGCTGGAGTCCAGCCTGGAGATCTGGGAGCAGGTCGACCTGGCCGAGGTGCGGGCCAAGAGCCTGGCGCTGACCGAGCTGTTCATCGAGCTGGTCGATCCGCTGGCCAAGTACGGCGTCGAGGTGGTCACGCCGCGCGAGCGGGCCAGGCGCGGCAGCCAGGTCGCGCTGCGGCACCCGGACGGGTACCCGGTGGTGCAGGCGCTGATCGCGCGTGGCGTGGTCGGTGACTTCCGGGCGCCGGACCTGATGCGGTTCGGCTTCACCCCGCTCTACCTCTCGTACACCGAAGTCTGGGACGCGGCCCGGCAGTTGGCCGAGGTGCTGGAGTCCGAGGAGTGGCGCGAGGAGCAGTTCGGGCGGCGCGGCGAGGTCACCTGA
- a CDS encoding tryptophan 2,3-dioxygenase, whose product MPGQSEVSTPKLSFGPADEPEVGTPYAKYVRLDVLHSLQHPRSKVDAELSFIISTQVMELLFDLLRHDWTTAQHALREDDLTSALAALRRGQYTQDVLVSSWDLLATMTPLEFNAFRPVLGEASGFQSSAFLRLEFLLGNKSERLLAMYQGVPAVHAELTAALESPSLYDEVLALLSRRGLTVDVTGGPARYRPTEQVEAAWRQVYTDPALADLARLGESLLDTAERVTRWRQRHYSAVKRSMGAKPGTGGSSGLSWLKESADQDVFPELWTVRNAL is encoded by the coding sequence ATGCCGGGTCAGTCCGAGGTCAGTACGCCCAAACTCAGCTTCGGTCCGGCCGACGAGCCCGAGGTCGGCACCCCCTACGCCAAGTACGTCCGGCTGGACGTGCTGCACAGCCTCCAGCACCCGCGCAGCAAGGTGGACGCCGAGCTGTCGTTCATCATCAGCACCCAGGTGATGGAGCTGCTGTTCGACCTGCTCAGACACGACTGGACGACCGCCCAGCACGCCCTGCGCGAGGACGACCTGACCTCCGCGCTGGCCGCCCTGCGGCGCGGGCAGTACACCCAGGACGTGCTGGTGAGCTCCTGGGACCTGCTGGCCACCATGACCCCGCTGGAGTTCAACGCCTTCCGCCCGGTGCTCGGCGAGGCCAGCGGCTTCCAGTCCTCGGCCTTCCTGCGGCTGGAGTTCCTGCTCGGCAACAAGAGCGAACGGCTGCTGGCGATGTATCAGGGCGTGCCCGCCGTGCACGCCGAGCTGACCGCGGCGCTGGAGAGCCCGAGCCTGTACGACGAGGTGCTGGCACTGCTCTCCCGGCGCGGCCTGACCGTGGACGTGACCGGCGGCCCGGCCCGCTACCGGCCGACCGAGCAGGTCGAGGCGGCCTGGCGGCAGGTCTACACCGACCCGGCGCTGGCCGACCTGGCCCGGCTCGGCGAATCGCTGCTGGACACCGCCGAGCGGGTGACCCGCTGGCGTCAGCGGCACTACTCGGCCGTGAAGCGCTCGATGGGCGCCAAGCCGGGCACCGGCGGCTCCAGCGGCCTGAGCTGGCTCAAGGAGTCGGCCGACCAGGATGTCTTCCCCGAGCTGTGGACCGTGAGGAACGCACTGTGA
- a CDS encoding ATP synthase F0 subunit B, translating to MKLDIGPLQPDLPAMLFGLALFAVITIVLGRVLFPRLERTLADRHDAIEGRLDYSEGLQAEAREIFAEYRRVLNEAHHEAARIRQGAAEEGAALVAAARAEGLAEREALVTAARATLAVDRELAELELRADVGMLAVELAGRVVGEPLGEFADRRDSVERFFAEH from the coding sequence ATGAAACTGGACATCGGACCGCTCCAGCCCGACCTGCCCGCGATGCTCTTCGGCCTCGCCCTGTTCGCCGTGATCACGATCGTGCTCGGGCGGGTGCTGTTCCCGCGCCTGGAACGCACCCTGGCCGATCGCCACGACGCCATCGAAGGCCGGCTCGACTACTCCGAGGGGCTCCAGGCCGAGGCCCGGGAGATATTCGCGGAGTACCGCCGGGTGCTCAACGAGGCGCACCACGAAGCCGCCCGGATCCGCCAGGGAGCCGCGGAGGAGGGCGCCGCCCTGGTCGCGGCGGCCCGGGCCGAGGGCCTGGCCGAACGGGAGGCCCTGGTGACGGCGGCCCGGGCGACGCTGGCGGTCGACCGCGAGCTGGCCGAGCTCGAACTCCGGGCCGACGTCGGCATGCTGGCCGTCGAGCTGGCCGGCCGGGTGGTCGGCGAACCCCTCGGTGAGTTCGCCGACCGGCGGGACAGCGTGGAACGGTTCTTCGCCGAGCACTGA
- a CDS encoding VMAP-C domain-containing protein, with protein MANPYWLARISVGGPEPTVGAGVLVTDRLVLTCAHVVHGRATAEVRLVNRPDHPGLSATVLRRGPWPSGRHGRDGTGDVAVLELAEPVPQRVARPAEFAPLHHWDRPPYPGLTAHGFPLDHEAGRSSEIRPTRGGMLIGGELVQLEHDTHGMPLSPGFSGGPVVDSESGELIGIVTAAQDTLDRPPVPGRDGRIRPAVRLGQMLPAGALARYVPELADLIPGAALPADQVRELRTLVTAAGPVADPLELYRAATAAQGLLDPPTRPATLWETCWFLLSEVTEAPGTAHHPVREFAGLLAASATDPTQRERLDRLAAGADSGRTTGERWRPILVEIGHSGSGRGKFTVGVRTVRGGEYGPPRLRTLGRSALQGEVLAEIDRQLGLLAADGAELIVFVLPRTLLTVPVHGWTGKRSFGPLGADHAVVVVDRQRRDSAVDRRKLEMNWALRQTERRTVVHGVDCAEPGEPRALYHLLGPVERPHLPALPGLPKGRPYGPLLDAALSAGAHAVIWPEWTCGERHHPGRNCRGSRFTAKLAVELAGSPPGELPSRIKELRHQAEESGDPAGHWAAGLVLLWEDPQLLPSPHRPYPVAPTVRQSRPGAGQ; from the coding sequence ATGGCGAACCCGTACTGGCTGGCCCGGATCAGCGTCGGCGGCCCTGAACCGACCGTGGGCGCGGGGGTGTTGGTCACCGACCGGCTGGTGCTGACCTGTGCCCACGTGGTGCACGGCCGGGCCACCGCCGAGGTCCGGCTGGTCAACCGCCCCGACCACCCCGGGCTGTCCGCCACCGTGCTGCGCCGGGGCCCCTGGCCGAGCGGGCGGCACGGCCGGGACGGCACCGGAGATGTCGCCGTGCTCGAACTCGCCGAGCCGGTGCCCCAACGGGTGGCCCGGCCGGCCGAGTTCGCCCCGCTGCACCACTGGGACCGGCCGCCCTACCCGGGGCTGACCGCGCACGGCTTCCCGCTCGACCACGAGGCCGGGCGGAGCAGCGAGATCCGGCCGACCCGGGGCGGCATGCTGATCGGCGGCGAGCTGGTGCAGCTGGAGCACGACACCCACGGCATGCCGCTCTCACCGGGTTTCAGCGGCGGCCCGGTGGTGGACTCCGAGAGCGGCGAGCTGATCGGCATCGTGACGGCGGCTCAGGACACCCTGGACCGCCCGCCGGTGCCGGGCCGGGACGGCAGGATCCGACCCGCCGTCCGGCTCGGCCAGATGCTGCCCGCCGGGGCGCTGGCCCGGTACGTCCCCGAGCTGGCCGACCTGATCCCCGGCGCCGCTCTCCCGGCCGACCAGGTACGGGAGTTGCGCACCCTGGTGACCGCGGCCGGGCCGGTGGCCGACCCGCTGGAGCTGTACCGGGCGGCCACCGCCGCGCAGGGCCTGCTGGATCCGCCGACCCGGCCCGCCACGCTCTGGGAGACCTGCTGGTTCCTGCTCTCCGAGGTCACCGAGGCGCCGGGCACCGCGCACCACCCGGTTCGCGAGTTCGCCGGGCTGCTGGCCGCCTCGGCCACCGACCCGACGCAGCGCGAGCGGCTGGACCGGCTGGCGGCCGGCGCCGACAGTGGCCGAACGACCGGCGAGCGGTGGCGGCCGATCCTGGTCGAGATCGGCCACAGCGGCTCCGGCCGGGGGAAGTTCACCGTCGGGGTGCGCACGGTGCGCGGCGGTGAGTACGGGCCGCCCCGGCTGCGCACGCTGGGCCGGTCGGCGCTGCAGGGCGAGGTGCTGGCCGAGATCGACCGGCAGCTCGGCCTGCTGGCGGCGGACGGCGCCGAGCTGATCGTCTTCGTGCTGCCGCGCACCCTGCTCACCGTGCCGGTGCACGGCTGGACCGGCAAGCGGTCGTTCGGCCCGCTGGGCGCCGACCACGCCGTGGTGGTGGTGGACCGGCAGCGCCGGGACAGCGCGGTGGACCGCCGCAAGCTGGAGATGAACTGGGCGCTGCGGCAGACCGAACGGCGCACGGTGGTGCACGGGGTGGACTGCGCCGAGCCCGGCGAGCCCCGGGCGCTCTACCACCTGCTCGGCCCGGTCGAACGCCCGCACCTGCCCGCCCTGCCGGGCCTGCCGAAGGGCCGCCCGTACGGCCCGCTGCTGGACGCCGCGCTGAGCGCCGGGGCGCACGCGGTGATCTGGCCGGAGTGGACCTGCGGTGAACGGCACCACCCCGGACGGAACTGCCGGGGCAGCCGCTTCACTGCCAAACTGGCAGTGGAACTGGCCGGCAGTCCACCTGGAGAACTGCCGTCCCGGATCAAGGAGTTGCGCCACCAGGCGGAGGAGAGCGGAGACCCGGCCGGGCACTGGGCGGCCGGCCTGGTCCTGCTCTGGGAGGATCCGCAGCTGCTGCCCAGCCCGCACCGACCGTACCCGGTCGCCCCGACCGTCCGTCAGTCCCGCCCCGGCGCGGGTCAGTAG
- a CDS encoding AAA family ATPase, protein MPLQRIYRGAEQPHDGLADLPAPPPWRAFDGGPALPTPEAAADPGAASAGHRAATFRPTPETVELVNAALHLRRPLLVTGPPGSGKSSLPYAVARELGLGPVLRWNITSRSALRDGLYQYDPLSRLYAANQAGPDGAGAGLEEHLRLGPLGTALLPYRRPRVLLIDEIDKGDLDLPNDLLHVLEDGQYEIDELVRAAPQLPEAEVLTADGLSRAPVRGGRVRCRAFPFTVLTSNAEREFPAAFLRRCVVLELRRPEGGELEEIVRSHLPSADHTLVAEILQVFLDRRAEGELATDQLLNAIYLTARPELADQADRAALAARVMPYLSRGRDDDDF, encoded by the coding sequence ATGCCGCTGCAACGGATCTACCGGGGCGCCGAGCAGCCCCACGACGGCCTGGCCGACCTCCCAGCGCCGCCGCCCTGGCGCGCCTTCGACGGCGGCCCCGCGCTGCCCACCCCCGAGGCCGCGGCCGATCCCGGCGCCGCCTCGGCCGGGCACCGGGCCGCCACCTTCCGCCCCACCCCGGAGACCGTCGAGCTGGTGAACGCCGCCCTCCACCTGCGCCGCCCGCTGCTGGTCACCGGTCCGCCCGGCAGCGGCAAGTCCAGCCTCCCGTACGCGGTGGCCCGGGAGTTGGGCCTCGGCCCGGTGCTCCGCTGGAACATCACCAGCCGCAGCGCGCTGCGCGACGGCCTCTACCAGTACGACCCGCTGTCCCGGCTCTACGCCGCCAACCAGGCGGGCCCGGACGGCGCGGGCGCGGGCCTGGAGGAGCACCTGCGGCTCGGCCCGCTGGGCACCGCGCTGCTCCCGTACCGGCGGCCCCGGGTGCTGCTGATCGACGAGATCGACAAGGGCGACCTGGACCTGCCCAACGACCTGCTGCACGTGCTGGAGGACGGGCAGTACGAGATCGACGAACTGGTCCGGGCCGCACCGCAGTTGCCGGAAGCCGAGGTACTCACCGCGGACGGGCTGAGCCGGGCGCCGGTGCGCGGCGGGCGGGTGCGCTGCCGGGCCTTCCCGTTCACCGTGCTGACCAGCAACGCCGAGCGGGAGTTCCCGGCCGCCTTCCTGCGCCGCTGCGTGGTGCTGGAGCTGCGCCGCCCCGAGGGCGGTGAACTGGAGGAGATCGTCCGCTCGCACCTCCCGTCGGCGGACCACACCCTGGTGGCCGAGATCCTCCAGGTCTTCCTGGACCGGCGGGCCGAGGGCGAGTTGGCCACCGACCAGCTGCTGAACGCGATCTACCTGACCGCCCGTCCCGAGCTCGCCGACCAGGCCGACCGGGCGGCGCTGGCCGCCCGGGTGATGCCCTATCTGAGCAGAGGCCGGGACGACGATGACTTCTGA